Within Anopheles ziemanni chromosome 2, idAnoZiCoDA_A2_x.2, whole genome shotgun sequence, the genomic segment ACCGTTCCCCTTCCGACGGCTTCTAGTAAGAAATGTTGTAACGCTCTAGCTACCACATGGAGCGGTGGCAAAAATAGCCGCATGTCACCCGGTCAATGTGAACAGCttctcaaaaataaaataaaaaccccccGCAGGAGTCGCCTAGAAAAGTGCGGCATGAAAGCATAAAACATTGCGCTCGCGCGGATTACCGGCTGCTCCCACGGCAGAGAGTTCGGCCAAAGGGGTACGAACCTGTGATCCGACGGAACTTGAAGCCAATCGATTTCTCCAGCGCGTTGCTGGTGAAGCTGAGAACGTGCGCCCCGAGACTGAAGCCGATGGCGTGCAGGTCGCGGGTGCTAAACTCCGGATGGTTCGCCTGCAGCCCGATCAGGAAGGTGGCCGTACACTCGCCGGCCTGCTTGGTGTTGAAGGCGGCCGTCGGATAGCAGGGCAGCCGGGCCAGCTTCCCCCAGTCGACGATGAACACGTTCGTCTCCGGCTTCCGCAGATATGCTGTTCGGGAGGAGAAATGATCAGGGAGACGTTAAGCGCACGTCAAGCTGGGATAGGATGTATGTGACAAACATCTTCACACCTTTGCGGATCATTTTGGTGGCGTTGAAATCGATGCTTCCACCGTAACCGTGCACGATCAGCTTGTTCGTTCGGTTAAGGGAAATGTGCGCCGGCACGTGCGGATCGATCGGATCGAGCAGTATCGGCCCATCCTTCGGGTGCTCGCTGGAGAAAATGTAGAACGCGATCGTTTTCGAGGTGCACGGTTCCATGTACTGAAACTGGCACGGTCCGATGCTGAACTCGTGGGCCCACGCACTGTCCCAAATACCGATGGCGGCAAGCACGAGAAGCAGCAGGGCCAGGTGCTGGAACTTGGTGTGGATCCCGATGCGCCGCCGTAGTGTTCGATGATTTTTATGGCACATTTCATCCCCCCAACTTCGAGCCATGTTACTACCTTATTCCACCACTATCGATCGCCAACCGTTGCATGGGGACGCATACGAAGGCAGGAGAAATTAAATGCAGGACGTAATGTACGCTTTATGGATTTCATTGGAATGAATTTCTGCAAAACCACTGGTCAATCTTCGTTGTTCACTTCACTTTGTGCGTTTGACCTACATCGAAGTACTGTACCGGAGTTACACACGTTTGCTTGCAGCTAGTTATTTTCATCTACTCAAATTATTACTGAAATGGTCGCAACACTTGGATAAATGGATGGTACACTGCTTGAAACTCGCCCTCCAAACACCGAATCCAATTACACTGCGAGAAAGCGCGACAGAGAGCGCAGGATGGCTCAATCGAAACAGCGTTGCTCAACACAACCGGTAAACGACGATCGACGACAAATTCGATCTGTGTCTGGAGTTGCACGCAGCAAAACACACGCGCCTCATAACCCGACCTGCACCGTACCTCACAGCACTTACTTTTTGACGCACGCGGAGATCGAATCGTCCCGATGGAGGCACTCGGATCGGTGCAAGGCTGTGCACGTTTTGGGCGCCAGCTTCACACTGAATCTTACGCCCGGCGACCCGAACCGGGAGCGCCAAAACAGCCAACCTCAACCGGACACGACACTCACGCGTGCTACGCCACGCGGGGCGATTTAGATCCCCACCCGGTTTGGCAACACTGCCGCAACGGATGGCGCTAGTGGGGTGTTTGGAAAAAGCTCtagcaaaacaacaacgtaCCGCAACGCTGTACGGTAAACGTCCTGCGGTACAACACGTTCTAAATCCCACTACTCACACTTTCGATCTCACTTGCCGGTTTGACGGTTTCGCGTGTGCGATCTCCCGCTCGCTTCTTCGTCGCCGTAATTTGGAAGACCCGCTCAGCACGCGGGTGGGGGATTAAAGACAGATAACGCGCCTCCGACGATGGGGTGAGAAATACGGGTTTGGTGAAGATCCAACCGTGTCACGATCCGGCCGGATAGTGGTGAGAAGATGCGAGGCAGAATTCGTTTTTATACAACCCCCCACAAGGTGCGTGCAGAGGGGAGATGTTCCGTTCTAACGTGGATCCGTGCACAGTGGGTTCTACGGAGCACACTGCAGAAGGTGAACAAGATTAAACGGAAATTCATAATTCATGAATTCCAGTTTCAAGGTATGTTTGACAGTATTTGATTCTTGTCGTccaaaagtaaaaattaaaatttaaaccaatGAGAAAATATGTGGCAGATTTTATATTGATGCATAGCATGAGGAGAAATGAATAaagaaattgtaaaaaatatcaaatagcAGTTTCATCtgctttttttataaatatagctcatttctattattttaaattaaagctTGCTAACATTTTGTCAAAGGTATGATATATTCGATTAATATATTTATCGAATCTTTACGAAAAAAATTACAGCTACACATTTTATACATTTATGTTATTCAACACTGTTAATGTAAATATGTTCTATAGCAGATAAGTAATAAGTAATATAATAAGTATGATCTTCCAGCTTCATAATATAAATTACGAATCATCTGAATGaacggaatgaaaaatatgaaaa encodes:
- the LOC131293015 gene encoding phospholipase A1-like is translated as MCHKNHRTLRRRIGIHTKFQHLALLLLVLAAIGIWDSAWAHEFSIGPCQFQYMEPCTSKTIAFYIFSSEHPKDGPILLDPIDPHVPAHISLNRTNKLIVHGYGGSIDFNATKMIRKAYLRKPETNVFIVDWGKLARLPCYPTAAFNTKQAGECTATFLIGLQANHPEFSTRDLHAIGFSLGAHVLSFTSNALEKSIGFKFRRITGLDPALPFFATARAHWKLDQGDADFVDVIHTNAGVYGKIETCGHVDFYMNGGQNQPGCENHPNQPLCSHKMSAAFFAESINSKQGFWATRCSSYFSYFFGFCKYRVEQQQQSQQSLLAEESGSRQEEEPSNAVAFGENLNNEHDSNRILMGEYCSNTVEGVYFVQTNREPPFAMGF